The proteins below come from a single Archangium lipolyticum genomic window:
- a CDS encoding universal stress protein: MMTHEPIPHPGHAGTGPSETMGLARVLVATDFSPRSACALVRALQLPLREGAEILLVHALPAGSAVGARHDEEEALIRHALQEAVHQHERATYTVRGVLVKGRPAEAILQATRDFGADLVVLGRPRRPGSLLARIRERVAGGIIPSIPTSLLVVGPPPVCPYRRPLVAVDFTAASRHALEATFRLCPDASRAVVLHDYDTSYELVLHQSGAPSSRILEYQREAKAWARAELHRFLAPYRETGMHFDELVRSGEACESILEIAQEEQADLVVVGRHMRAGLSRIVRPHLAEQVVRESTCDVLILEQEPGADSP, encoded by the coding sequence ATCCCCCACCCTGGCCACGCCGGTACCGGGCCGTCGGAGACGATGGGCCTGGCGCGCGTCCTGGTGGCCACGGACTTCTCCCCCCGCTCCGCCTGTGCGCTCGTGAGAGCGCTCCAGCTTCCCCTCCGGGAGGGAGCGGAAATCCTCCTCGTCCATGCACTGCCAGCGGGTAGCGCCGTGGGCGCCAGGCACGACGAGGAGGAAGCGCTCATCCGTCACGCCCTCCAGGAGGCCGTGCACCAGCATGAACGGGCCACGTACACGGTGCGCGGCGTGCTGGTGAAGGGACGGCCGGCGGAGGCCATCCTCCAGGCGACGCGGGACTTCGGCGCGGACCTGGTCGTCCTGGGGAGACCCCGCCGCCCCGGCTCGCTCCTGGCGCGGATCCGGGAGCGGGTGGCCGGAGGGATCATCCCGAGCATCCCCACCTCGCTCCTCGTCGTCGGGCCGCCCCCGGTGTGTCCGTACCGGCGCCCCCTGGTGGCCGTGGACTTCACGGCGGCATCCCGGCACGCGTTGGAGGCGACGTTCCGCCTGTGCCCGGACGCGAGCCGCGCGGTCGTGCTGCACGACTACGACACTTCCTACGAGCTCGTCCTCCACCAGTCGGGGGCGCCCTCCTCCCGGATCCTCGAGTACCAGCGTGAAGCCAAGGCATGGGCACGCGCCGAGCTGCACCGGTTCCTGGCGCCGTACCGTGAGACCGGGATGCACTTCGACGAGCTCGTCCGCTCCGGCGAGGCCTGCGAATCCATCCTGGAGATCGCACAGGAGGAACAAGCCGATCTGGTCGTCGTTGGACGGCACATGCGCGCGGGTCTGAGCCGGATCGTGCGCCCCCACCTCGCGGAGCAGGTCGTCAGGGAGAGCACCTGCGACGTGCTCATCCTCGAGCAGGAGCCTGGGGCTGATAGTCCATGA
- a CDS encoding ABC transporter substrate-binding protein: MSRRLLMLCMSLLSLGGLTHCSKSPKEGGTQQAAAPTAKTEAAAKATALTIIQEQQASWIRNFNPLIAPSNARWPTRSGIYEPLMIYNTIKGEMVPWLALKHEWSPDNKTLTLTLRPGVKWSDGQPFTAKDVAFTFELLKKHKALDFSAVWAFLEGVQAKDDATVEFTLARPFVPGLLYIAHQPIVPEHKWKDIADPVIFKNETPVATGPFTEVKVFQNQIFELGRNPHYWQQGKPAVESLRFPAYPGNDQANLALLTGELDWAGSFVPDIERVFVSKDKENNHYWFPLVGNTTTLYVNTTKKPFDDVRVRKAISMAIDRDQIVKVAMYGYTKPSDATCLSETHDKWRNPEAVAAGDWTKLDVAKANALLDEAGFKRGEGGVRVGPDKKPLRFEVNVVTGWSDWVRAAQIITQNLKQIGIDATLKTYDFSPYFERIQKGEYDMSMGWTSDEPTPYYVYRDLMSSETLKPTGEIALRNWNRFSNKEADELLKAFEATNDAEEQKKIAHQLQMIFVKYAPVIPLFPGPSWGEYSTRRFTNFPNKDNPYAKLTPNSLPENLFVLVEVKPK; the protein is encoded by the coding sequence ATGTCACGTCGGCTGCTGATGCTCTGTATGTCCCTGCTGTCGCTCGGGGGCCTCACTCACTGTTCGAAGAGCCCGAAGGAGGGCGGCACCCAGCAAGCTGCCGCGCCGACCGCCAAGACCGAGGCCGCCGCGAAGGCCACGGCGCTCACGATCATCCAGGAGCAGCAGGCCTCCTGGATCCGGAACTTCAATCCCCTGATCGCGCCCAGCAACGCGCGCTGGCCGACCCGCTCCGGCATCTACGAGCCGCTCATGATCTACAACACGATCAAGGGCGAGATGGTGCCCTGGCTGGCGTTGAAGCATGAGTGGAGCCCGGACAACAAGACGCTCACCCTGACCCTGCGCCCCGGCGTGAAGTGGTCCGACGGCCAGCCCTTCACCGCCAAGGACGTGGCCTTCACCTTCGAGCTCCTCAAGAAGCACAAGGCCCTGGATTTCTCGGCGGTATGGGCCTTCCTGGAGGGTGTCCAGGCCAAGGATGACGCGACGGTCGAGTTCACCCTGGCGCGCCCGTTCGTGCCCGGCCTGCTCTACATCGCGCACCAGCCGATCGTGCCGGAGCACAAGTGGAAGGACATCGCCGACCCGGTCATCTTCAAGAACGAGACGCCCGTGGCGACGGGCCCGTTCACCGAGGTGAAGGTCTTCCAGAACCAGATCTTCGAGCTCGGGCGCAACCCGCACTACTGGCAGCAGGGCAAGCCCGCCGTCGAGAGCCTGCGCTTCCCGGCGTACCCGGGCAACGATCAGGCCAACCTCGCCCTGCTCACCGGTGAGCTGGACTGGGCGGGCAGCTTCGTGCCCGACATCGAGCGCGTCTTCGTCAGCAAGGACAAGGAGAACAACCACTACTGGTTCCCGCTCGTCGGCAACACGACGACGCTCTACGTCAACACCACCAAGAAGCCCTTCGACGACGTGCGCGTGCGCAAGGCGATCAGCATGGCGATCGACCGCGATCAGATCGTCAAGGTGGCGATGTATGGCTACACGAAGCCTTCCGACGCGACGTGCCTGAGCGAGACGCACGACAAGTGGCGCAACCCCGAGGCCGTGGCGGCGGGTGATTGGACGAAGCTGGACGTGGCCAAGGCCAACGCGCTGCTCGACGAGGCGGGCTTCAAGCGGGGCGAGGGCGGTGTGCGCGTGGGCCCGGACAAGAAGCCCCTGCGCTTCGAGGTCAACGTCGTCACCGGCTGGTCGGACTGGGTGCGCGCCGCGCAGATCATCACCCAGAACCTCAAGCAGATCGGCATCGACGCCACCCTGAAGACCTACGACTTCAGCCCCTACTTCGAGCGCATCCAGAAGGGCGAGTACGACATGAGCATGGGGTGGACGTCGGATGAGCCGACCCCGTACTACGTCTACCGCGATCTCATGTCGAGCGAGACGCTCAAGCCCACGGGAGAGATCGCCCTGCGCAACTGGAACCGCTTCTCGAACAAGGAGGCCGACGAGCTGCTGAAGGCCTTCGAGGCCACGAATGATGCCGAGGAGCAGAAGAAGATCGCCCACCAGCTGCAGATGATCTTCGTCAAGTACGCGCCGGTGATCCCCCTCTTTCCGGGCCCGTCCTGGGGCGAGTACAGTACGCGCCGCTTCACGAACTTCCCGAACAAAGACAACCCCTACG